From a single Pseudopipra pipra isolate bDixPip1 chromosome 7, bDixPip1.hap1, whole genome shotgun sequence genomic region:
- the USP40 gene encoding ubiquitin carboxyl-terminal hydrolase 40 isoform X1 produces the protein MFGDLFDEDFSFISNNHWGKGKTSKPRECEPPAPRDFTNLSGIKNQGGTCYLNSLLQTLLFTPEFREALFSLGPEELGTLDDNRKPDAKVRIIPLQLQRLFAQLLLLDQQAASTTDLTESFGWNSHEEMRQHDVQELNRILFSALETSLVGTSGHDLINRLYHGIVVNHIVCKECKNVSERQEDFLDLTVAVKGVAGLEEALWNMYVEEEYFENDNLYRCGACDKLVEASKSAKLRKLPPFLTVSLLRFNFDFEKCERYKETSCYTFPLHIDLRPFCEQPEMDDSEYMYELFSVIIHKGGCYGGHYHVYIRDVDELGNWQLQEEEEKLIEDKAGRDAENSKETENPLTVLKGILAEEDSKQIPVDQLGQKLLEKKGVSWNKKYRKQYGALRKYLQHHPQVFQLSPDANKVGLKEAHELLVELDSPGQALQSPPQSNGVPWNSEKNPPRPRATSAGGHWFDLNDSKVQPIKEKDIEKQFQGKESAYMLFYRKSQLKRPPEARGNPRYQIPEHLLDEMNAANTELQKKRAECDSANNGIDLHLHLSSCYKFHNGALHPSLSWKESVVDLTIDRRKTLGDLRQAVFQMLDSWEGDMVLSLAKPLPAGLHLYQMLDGDELSLDGVGVADGTDIFVWNGKEVGGTRVLAGAEHEPVVLNVLRLAGHNEGGKGQHFTEAQHTFSCSTSLGDLHRALAPSGGIVLRNSSEEEKEAKNWEVFREEDMEETIRSVGLRDGCSVLILDSHDQSFVNISSGNLTAFTCDISWLQVKNFCGAEDEENQVKITATIETVMSDIKMKAIRELHLEEELANESCLRPVSGNGKLLSPVPEDYTVKEAELKMGSLLGLCHGKAPTSTQLFLYFMVGSDPNSSPEMEIVVEETASVRECLNLMLQKCGLSGDNWHLRRLDWCYEAGEALSQENATLKELNVCRGDTLVITEGKLPEKGFLKIPIWWLRPSSHKKHGENAQDQVNGLTCQMEALQVSAGTASPEATHPTMELCYAGRIEIAGEASLEELKLQALTLPCCQEQVVPLPSFLRAWTVDSKRPGKLLRNNKQRLNDYKLGASVGICIEPLQKEENLGPHELLLRVQMGIPGERDYSDCRDLVWDISKECTTWALRQRVASHYCLPVEKIEIAKYFPERFEWLPISSWTQQISKRKRRKKQESLQSAPYHLRDGDIIGVKNLLLDDTKDFSTVRDDIGKEKQRQLALEKKKSRQARSVQEPFFLEEKLPTKPRKPEVALSINVGVFR, from the exons ATGTTTGGGGACTTATTTGACGAggatttttccttcatttccaaCAATcactggggaaaagggaagacaTCAAAGCCCAGAGAGTGTGAacctccagctcccagggatTTCACCAACCTCAGCGGGATCAAAAACCAGGGTGGGACCTGCTACCTCAATTCCCTGCTGCAGACTCTGCTTTTCACACCAGAATTTAGAG AGGCCTTGTTTTCTCTGGGACCTGAGGAACTCGGCACTCTGGATGACAACAGGAAACCAGATGCAAAG GTTCGAATAATTCCATTGCAGCTCCAGAGGTTGTttgctcagctcctgctcttGGACCAACAGGCTGCATCCACCACAGACCTCACCGAGAGCTTTGGCTGGAACAGCCATGAG GAGATGAGGCAACACGATGTGCAGGAGTTGAACAGGATCCTGTTCAGTGCTCTGGAGACCTCCCTGGTGGGGACATCAGGCCATGACCTCATCAACCGACTGTACCACGGGATTGTTGTCAACCACATTGTGTGCAAGGAGTGCAAGAATGTCAGTGAGAGACAG GAAGATTTCTTAGACCTCACGGTGGCAGTCAAAGGTGTTGCTGGCTTGGAGGAGGCCCTGTGGAACATGTATGTGGAAGAAGAATACTTTGAAAATGACAACTTGTATCGGTGTGGAGCCTGTGATAAACTTGTTGAAGCTTCAAAG TCTGCCAAGCTGCGGAAGCTGCCGCCGTTCCTCACCGTGTCCCTGCTGAGGTTCAACTTCGACTTTGAGAAGTGCGAGAGGTACAAGGAGACGAGCTGCTACACCTTCCCCCTGCACATCGACCTGaggcctttctgtgagcag ccTGAAATGGATGATTCAGAGTACATGTATGAGCTCTTCTCTGTTATTATACACAAAGGTGGCTGCTATGGAGGACACTATCATGTTTATATCAGAGATGTGGATGAATTAGGAAACTGGCAACTACAG gaagaagaggaaaagctgaTTGAGGATAAGGCTGGAAGAGATGCTGAAAATTCCAAAGAGACTGAGAATCCACTGACAGTCTTAAAAGGGATTTTAGCAGAG GAAGACTCGAAGCAAATTCCCGTGGATCAATTGGGGCAGAAATTATTGGAGAAAAAAGGGGTGTCCTGGAATAAGAAATACAGGAAACAATATGGAGCGTTAAGAAAG TATTTGCAGCATCACCCCCAGGTGTTCCAGCTGAGCCCTGATGCCAACAAGGTTGGCCTGAAGGAAGCCCACGAGCTCCTGGTGGAGCTGGATTCTCCAGGccaagctctgcagagccctcctcaGAGCAATGGTGTCCCCTGGAACTCAGAGAAGAACCCCCCGAGGCCGAGGGCCACCTCTGCTGGTGGCCACTGGTTTGATCTCAACGATTCCAAAGTCCAGCCCATCAAGGAGAAGGATATTGAGAAACAATTCCAGGGTAAAGAGAGTGCCTACATGCTGTTTTACCGAAAATCCCAGTTGAAAAGACCTCCTGAAG CACGAGGAAATCCGAGGTACCAAATTCCTGAGCACCTCCTGGATGAAATGAATGCTGCTAACACTGAGCTGCAAAAAAAGAG AGCTGAATGTGACTCAGCCAACAATGGCATTGATTTACATCTCCATCTGAGCTCCTGCTACAAATTCCACAACGGGGCTTTgcatccctccctctcctggAAAGAGAGCGTGGTGGATTTGACTATTGACAGGAGGAAAACCCTGGGAGACCTTCGCCAGGCAGTTTTCCAG ATGTTGGACTCCTGGGAAGGAGACATGGTTCTGAGTCTGGCCAAGCCTTTACCAGCAGGATTACACCTCTACCAGATGCTTGATG GAGATGAGCTGAGCCTGGACGGCGTTGGGGTGGCTGATGGAACAGACATCTTTGTGTGGAATGGGAAAGAG GTGGGAGGCACCAGGGTGCTGGCGGGCGCCGAGCACGAGCCCGTGGTGCTGAACGTGCTGCGCCTGGCCGGGCACAACGAGGGAGGCAAGGGCCAGCACTTCACCGAGGCCCAGCACAccttctcctgcagcaccagcctgggggacctgcacagagccctggcTCCCTCGGGGGGAATCGTCCTCAGGAACAGctctgaagaagagaaagaagccAAGAACTGGGAGGTTTTCCGCGAGGAAGACATGGAGGAAACGATCCGAAGCGTTGGTCTGAGGGACGGGTGCTCAGTGCTCATCTTGGACAGCCACGACCAGAG CTTTGTGAACATTTCCAGTGGCAATCTGACAGCCTTTACCTGTGACATCAGCTGGCTCCAAGTGAAGAACTTCTGTGGGGCAGAAGATGAAGAGAACCAAGTTAAAATTACTGCCACTATTGAAACA GTGATGTCAGATATCAAAATGAAAGCAATAAGGGAGCTTCACCTGGAGGAGGAACTTG CAAATGAGAGCTGTCTTAGACCTGTTAGTGGGAATGGGAAACTTTTGTCTCCAG TGCCTGAGGATTACACTGTCAAGGAAGCAGAACTGAAGATGGGAAGCTTGCTTGGGTTGTGCCATGGGAAAGCTCCAACTTCCACTCAG CTCTTCCTGTACTTTATGGTTGGGAGCGACCCAAACTCGAGCCCCGAGATGGAGATAGTTGTGGAGGAGACTGCCTCTGTCAGAGAG tgtctCAATTTAATGCTGCAGAAATGTGGATTATCAG GTGATAACTGGCATTTGAGAAGGCTTGACTGGTGCTATGAAGCAGGGGAAGCACTAAGTCAGGAA AATGCCACCCTGAAGGAACTCAATGTGTGCAGAGGAGACACTTTGGTCATAACGGAaggaaaacttccagaaaaG GGTTTCCTGAAAATTCCCATCTGGTGGCTCAGGCCTTCAAGCCATAAGAAACATGGAGAGAATGCTCAGGACCAAGTGAATGGGCTAACCTGCCAGATGGAAGCTTTGCAGGTGTCTGCTGGGACAG CTTCCCCAGAAGCCACCCACCCAACCATGGAGCTTTGTTATGCTGGCAGGATAGAAATAGCAGGAGAAGCTTCTCTGGAGGAGCTGAAGCTGCAG GCCCTGACCTTGCCATGCTGCCAGGAGCAGGTTGTGCCCCTGCCCTCGTTCCTCAGGGCATGGACAGTGGACAGCAAACGCCCTGGAAAGCTCCTGAGGAACAACAAGCAGAGACTCAA TGACTACAAGTTGGGTGCCAGTGTGGGAATCTGCATAGAACCTCTGCAAAAAGAGGAGAATTTGGG cccccatGAGCTGCTGCTGCGAGTCCAGATGGGAATTCCAGGAGAAAGGGACTACTCTGACTGCAGGGATTTGGTGTGGGACATCTCCAAGGAATGCACCACCTGGGCACTGAGGCAGAGAGTGGCCTCTCACTACTGTCTCCCTGTGGAGAAAATCGAAATAGCCAAATACTTCCCGGAGAGATTCGAGTGGCTGCCAATATCCAGCTGG
- the USP40 gene encoding ubiquitin carboxyl-terminal hydrolase 40 isoform X2: MFGDLFDEDFSFISNNHWGKGKTSKPRECEPPAPRDFTNLSGIKNQGGTCYLNSLLQTLLFTPEFREALFSLGPEELGTLDDNRKPDAKVRIIPLQLQRLFAQLLLLDQQAASTTDLTESFGWNSHEEMRQHDVQELNRILFSALETSLVGTSGHDLINRLYHGIVVNHIVCKECKNVSERQEDFLDLTVAVKGVAGLEEALWNMYVEEEYFENDNLYRCGACDKLVEASKSAKLRKLPPFLTVSLLRFNFDFEKCERYKETSCYTFPLHIDLRPFCEQPEMDDSEYMYELFSVIIHKGGCYGGHYHVYIRDVDELGNWQLQEEEEKLIEDKAGRDAENSKETENPLTVLKGILAEEDSKQIPVDQLGQKLLEKKGVSWNKKYRKQYGALRKYLQHHPQVFQLSPDANKVGLKEAHELLVELDSPGQALQSPPQSNGVPWNSEKNPPRPRATSAGGHWFDLNDSKVQPIKEKDIEKQFQGKESAYMLFYRKSQLKRPPEARGNPRYQIPEHLLDEMNAANTELQKKRAECDSANNGIDLHLHLSSCYKFHNGALHPSLSWKESVVDLTIDRRKTLGDLRQAVFQMLDSWEGDMVLSLAKPLPAGLHLYQMLDGDELSLDGVGVADGTDIFVWNGKEVGGTRVLAGAEHEPVVLNVLRLAGHNEGGKGQHFTEAQHTFSCSTSLGDLHRALAPSGGIVLRNSSEEEKEAKNWEVFREEDMEETIRSVGLRDGCSVLILDSHDQSFVNISSGNLTAFTCDISWLQVKNFCGAEDEENQVKITATIETVMSDIKMKAIRELHLEEELANESCLRPVSGNGKLLSPVPEDYTVKEAELKMGSLLGLCHGKAPTSTQLFLYFMVGSDPNSSPEMEIVVEETASVRECLNLMLQKCGLSGDNWHLRRLDWCYEAGEALSQENATLKELNVCRGDTLVITEGKLPEKGFLKIPIWWLRPSSHKKHGENAQDQVNGLTCQMEALQVSAGTASPEATHPTMELCYAGRIEIAGEASLEELKLQENGC, from the exons ATGTTTGGGGACTTATTTGACGAggatttttccttcatttccaaCAATcactggggaaaagggaagacaTCAAAGCCCAGAGAGTGTGAacctccagctcccagggatTTCACCAACCTCAGCGGGATCAAAAACCAGGGTGGGACCTGCTACCTCAATTCCCTGCTGCAGACTCTGCTTTTCACACCAGAATTTAGAG AGGCCTTGTTTTCTCTGGGACCTGAGGAACTCGGCACTCTGGATGACAACAGGAAACCAGATGCAAAG GTTCGAATAATTCCATTGCAGCTCCAGAGGTTGTttgctcagctcctgctcttGGACCAACAGGCTGCATCCACCACAGACCTCACCGAGAGCTTTGGCTGGAACAGCCATGAG GAGATGAGGCAACACGATGTGCAGGAGTTGAACAGGATCCTGTTCAGTGCTCTGGAGACCTCCCTGGTGGGGACATCAGGCCATGACCTCATCAACCGACTGTACCACGGGATTGTTGTCAACCACATTGTGTGCAAGGAGTGCAAGAATGTCAGTGAGAGACAG GAAGATTTCTTAGACCTCACGGTGGCAGTCAAAGGTGTTGCTGGCTTGGAGGAGGCCCTGTGGAACATGTATGTGGAAGAAGAATACTTTGAAAATGACAACTTGTATCGGTGTGGAGCCTGTGATAAACTTGTTGAAGCTTCAAAG TCTGCCAAGCTGCGGAAGCTGCCGCCGTTCCTCACCGTGTCCCTGCTGAGGTTCAACTTCGACTTTGAGAAGTGCGAGAGGTACAAGGAGACGAGCTGCTACACCTTCCCCCTGCACATCGACCTGaggcctttctgtgagcag ccTGAAATGGATGATTCAGAGTACATGTATGAGCTCTTCTCTGTTATTATACACAAAGGTGGCTGCTATGGAGGACACTATCATGTTTATATCAGAGATGTGGATGAATTAGGAAACTGGCAACTACAG gaagaagaggaaaagctgaTTGAGGATAAGGCTGGAAGAGATGCTGAAAATTCCAAAGAGACTGAGAATCCACTGACAGTCTTAAAAGGGATTTTAGCAGAG GAAGACTCGAAGCAAATTCCCGTGGATCAATTGGGGCAGAAATTATTGGAGAAAAAAGGGGTGTCCTGGAATAAGAAATACAGGAAACAATATGGAGCGTTAAGAAAG TATTTGCAGCATCACCCCCAGGTGTTCCAGCTGAGCCCTGATGCCAACAAGGTTGGCCTGAAGGAAGCCCACGAGCTCCTGGTGGAGCTGGATTCTCCAGGccaagctctgcagagccctcctcaGAGCAATGGTGTCCCCTGGAACTCAGAGAAGAACCCCCCGAGGCCGAGGGCCACCTCTGCTGGTGGCCACTGGTTTGATCTCAACGATTCCAAAGTCCAGCCCATCAAGGAGAAGGATATTGAGAAACAATTCCAGGGTAAAGAGAGTGCCTACATGCTGTTTTACCGAAAATCCCAGTTGAAAAGACCTCCTGAAG CACGAGGAAATCCGAGGTACCAAATTCCTGAGCACCTCCTGGATGAAATGAATGCTGCTAACACTGAGCTGCAAAAAAAGAG AGCTGAATGTGACTCAGCCAACAATGGCATTGATTTACATCTCCATCTGAGCTCCTGCTACAAATTCCACAACGGGGCTTTgcatccctccctctcctggAAAGAGAGCGTGGTGGATTTGACTATTGACAGGAGGAAAACCCTGGGAGACCTTCGCCAGGCAGTTTTCCAG ATGTTGGACTCCTGGGAAGGAGACATGGTTCTGAGTCTGGCCAAGCCTTTACCAGCAGGATTACACCTCTACCAGATGCTTGATG GAGATGAGCTGAGCCTGGACGGCGTTGGGGTGGCTGATGGAACAGACATCTTTGTGTGGAATGGGAAAGAG GTGGGAGGCACCAGGGTGCTGGCGGGCGCCGAGCACGAGCCCGTGGTGCTGAACGTGCTGCGCCTGGCCGGGCACAACGAGGGAGGCAAGGGCCAGCACTTCACCGAGGCCCAGCACAccttctcctgcagcaccagcctgggggacctgcacagagccctggcTCCCTCGGGGGGAATCGTCCTCAGGAACAGctctgaagaagagaaagaagccAAGAACTGGGAGGTTTTCCGCGAGGAAGACATGGAGGAAACGATCCGAAGCGTTGGTCTGAGGGACGGGTGCTCAGTGCTCATCTTGGACAGCCACGACCAGAG CTTTGTGAACATTTCCAGTGGCAATCTGACAGCCTTTACCTGTGACATCAGCTGGCTCCAAGTGAAGAACTTCTGTGGGGCAGAAGATGAAGAGAACCAAGTTAAAATTACTGCCACTATTGAAACA GTGATGTCAGATATCAAAATGAAAGCAATAAGGGAGCTTCACCTGGAGGAGGAACTTG CAAATGAGAGCTGTCTTAGACCTGTTAGTGGGAATGGGAAACTTTTGTCTCCAG TGCCTGAGGATTACACTGTCAAGGAAGCAGAACTGAAGATGGGAAGCTTGCTTGGGTTGTGCCATGGGAAAGCTCCAACTTCCACTCAG CTCTTCCTGTACTTTATGGTTGGGAGCGACCCAAACTCGAGCCCCGAGATGGAGATAGTTGTGGAGGAGACTGCCTCTGTCAGAGAG tgtctCAATTTAATGCTGCAGAAATGTGGATTATCAG GTGATAACTGGCATTTGAGAAGGCTTGACTGGTGCTATGAAGCAGGGGAAGCACTAAGTCAGGAA AATGCCACCCTGAAGGAACTCAATGTGTGCAGAGGAGACACTTTGGTCATAACGGAaggaaaacttccagaaaaG GGTTTCCTGAAAATTCCCATCTGGTGGCTCAGGCCTTCAAGCCATAAGAAACATGGAGAGAATGCTCAGGACCAAGTGAATGGGCTAACCTGCCAGATGGAAGCTTTGCAGGTGTCTGCTGGGACAG CTTCCCCAGAAGCCACCCACCCAACCATGGAGCTTTGTTATGCTGGCAGGATAGAAATAGCAGGAGAAGCTTCTCTGGAGGAGCTGAAGCTGCAG gAGAATGGCTGCTAA